aaacacttaaacgCCTTTTTATTGCAAGCCGAtacttaaaagttaaaaattatgtagcaATGAGTAAGCGAATAAAAGACAATCTTAATTGGAGTTTAAGGTGCAGTATAAGTAAGTATAAGttatttgtttcaaaaatattttaggcaTACATATgttaataaacttaatttttgaaaaatgctgagctaaaaaatatatatgttacaTTACATATTGATCaacatattattttacaaGATTTAGACTTTCAAAACAAGTTTAAGAGTTTTAGCCATCtgttcaaaatgaaatttaaaatatgcaagGACTCATATCAAATCCCATCACGTTTGTTATATTTCACCAACGCCAGCCCCAAACTAAATCCATATTCATTGGCTGGAATAAGTTCGCagctaaaaatgttaattaaataccCGCCAGCAACGCCAAATCTGCCAGCTACACTCTACTTTAAGCATTCCGCCACAGATACTTAATGCACAAATAACTAAATATGTATTTCGTCCGTGGGAATATACCCCGAAAATCCACATACATCTATGGCCCCAAATTATGTGTACCCACTTATCCTATAAATACACTTATATCTACCCGCATTCCACCTGTAATTCAGGTGTGTGCTGATATTCAAACCGCTTATGCTGCGCGCACGAATGCGAGTActtgaataataaattaagcaaatattttaatattcatcatgcaattaaaataagcTGCCTTCGTGCTTCCAAACTTTTCGGGTAGCCTAATATAATAAGCATTAAGAGGGGGGTATCCCAAAAAGTTTCGTGAAAAAAAGTACATTTTGCGGAAATTAAGTTTGACTTGTGTGGGGCAGAAGCGGGAAAGCTAAGGGTGTGTAGGTGTTGATTGCTCGAGTTTAATTTGTTAGAATTGCGTAAagcattaaaatgtttgcccGACtaattacacacacacacacaacgaGAAGGGGGTGAATTTTCCATGTGCATGTCAAGTTGTGAAAACTTTATCCTTGGCTAAATGCAATCTGCGAAAAGTGcgaaaattttaagaaaaacttttgtgGCAACTCAAGGTGGAAAACTGAGATGGAGCTTCCAAGATTGACATTGACAGAGTCTCCCCGCCTTCCTCCCCCTCCCCATTTTCCTTACATTTTCACGTTCTCTACTGCCCGAAGGAAAAGTTATGTACTAACTAACGAGCTCAACGACAACACTCGAGCTCGTGAATGTCTTAATTAGAGGGAGAGGGAAAAGTCGGGCGGGTCGGGGTCTATGAGTATAGCAATTAAGGCGGCGGCAGTCAAGTGGGCGTGGGACATGGCAACGCCCCCTGTTCTCAGCCTCTTGCACTGTAAAAAAATTGGGGCAAGAAATTGAAGGTTCCTGgtacataaatttaatagtcTGTTTAGACTTCAAACCTTTTTGACTTTACAGtgtgaaaaaaatatgattatgaTTGTAAAATAAGAATACAAATTCCAATCTTAACAACATTtgtaaaggtttttttttggcaaacaaTCTAAATAATCTTATTAAAACAAGACATCTTTACATAACAAGAAaagtggaaataaaaataaactgttttgACTTATAAAATTCCAGATTCCAAAATATcgaacaaaacaattttttcggTGCTGTAAAGTCGCCTATAGCAATTAGCATATTTTTGCCAGTCCCCAAAACATgagtgaaagagagagagTCTTATCAGGGGCAAAAGAGATGGGGATACTGAGGGGGTGAAAAACAAGAGGGATGTTCTAGAATGAAGCCCCAAGCTGCAGACTCCGAGGGTCCGAGGCATCTGTTGGATGTGCAcatgcaaaatttaattacaaccAAAGGATGAGTGCTTAATTATACGCAAACATTTAAGTTTACTGCTTTTTTCGCAACTAGAGAGGGGTAGGGAGGGGGGTCTAAAAAGGGGGGGGAGCTGTCTACGCCCTAGTGTTTGCCTTCGTTGTTTTTGCCATGGCTGCTGCTATTTGAGCTTTCTCATCTCGTTTTTGCCGCTTGgacttttgcttttttggcTCAAAGCTTAATTAGGGGCCAGGGGGTAAGTGAAAATAGGGGGAGAACTAGTATTTGTGTATGGAGGAAAAACAGTTGGCTTTTCCCTGGGATAGGTTGCTAAAACGAAcaggaatttttaaaattttctacctgtttgtttatttaaaaaattatatatacagGTCTGGAACTGAAAGCATTtcaaactatttcaaaacacAGAAGATTAAATTGGCTATTTCTAACTATGCGCATTACAAGCAGATCTGgcttaaaatcaaaactttaaagattaaatacaacatttcagtaaaataataatgttgcCATAACCAGCTCTTTTTTAAATCACgcagacaaaaataaattacataagCTTCATGTTTCACCTCATAATCATTTTTCTTATCAAAACcaaactcaaacaaaaaaaattgacagaAGCATTttgaaaacccaaaaaaaaaccaattaccTTATCGAAAATTCTGTTTCAAGCGGCCAAACGTTTTGCAACtaccgaaaaaataaaaataaaagaccagagaaagaaagaaaacctCGGAAAAATCACGTCAAATTGTTGGTGGACAaggaaaagccaaaaacaTGACGAGCTTAGGAAAATGGAGAGGGAATTCCTACTGGGAGgagggaaaaaaataaaaagtgaaaagtgagGAGAATTAAAAGCGACAGTGGCCGCGACGTTTGTGGTCCTTTTTTCCCCGGTGGTTGTGGTCGCTATTCGCGAGGTCTGCCTGTCATTTCCCGCGCCCAAAAGTCCCCCAACTCGATTAGCATATCCAGAGATTTGTTATGACCACAAAAACGAGCCCACCTTCTCCAccgaaattattaaattttagacACATTGCAAACGGTTGCCCAGGGCTTAATGTAAATTTgaacaaatgaaaattgaatttttttccaCTTATACCACGAGCAGCAAATAAATTCCATCCCAAGTTTTGCACTCATTGATTAAACGCAattatttctaataaaaaagtgtatgtatatatagaacCTAATGttctataattttattaatgggGATTATGAGAGCCATAGGAATTTATTAATTCCACGAAGCGTTGTCTCActtatcaattaaaattttcaaattgcattaaatgttttttattgctCGGTTggggtgtgtgtttgttttttttccgttGGGAATACCATTTGCCTTGACATGCGACTAAGCGTAATATTTCATTCAATTAAAACGGTCACAAAAATGACAACTGGGTGTTGATTATTCCAACAACACTCCCCCGCTCgcacatacaaaatatttaggtttattaataataatgcaattacgcataaaaatgttttaatttatttcaattaagcGTTAATTAAAACTctgtttgttgcttttgtttgtttgatgtgtgtgctgtgtgtgatgtggtgttttattttgaatttgttcCGTTTAATGTGCGCGTGCAGGCGAAATGCAAAGCAGTTTAATTGTAAATGGGTGCAGTGACTAAAATACGAGGGTAGATTGAGGAGATAGTGAATTGGTAATGGAATTACACTGGTTTAGCTTGTAATTTCAATTCTCATTTTATTAACTCCACATAGGatatgtaaaaataatagtttataaaaataggataacaaaatataactttcatttattttgagaaatgtaggtcATAGATAGAATTCCTAATTTTTGCAGGACTGCTCGCATTGCTCCTTGCTATCGAATCTGTTGTTATTTCCATGGCAGCCGGTGTAGTTGAAATCAACACAGTCATTTGTATCTTTGCGATAGGTCCACTTCATTAATAGTCCTCGGCAAGTACTTCCAGAAAGGGCGGACTCCTCGCCACAGATTGctgtaaatttattattaattaattatgtcttatgtttaatgaattaaaattgtatatttttatatttataaggaTAAGAAAACATCATTAAACTTATCTGACACATTTAAAGCTTTGGTTTGACATTACACCATTTCtttacctttttatttaaaacaaatacttaCGATTCTTAAGCTGGGCCATAGCAGCTCCCAAAAGACAAAAGAGCACAGCGAAAACAGCAAAGTATTTCATGGTGATTTTTTGGGATTACTTTAAAAGATGTCCACAGCGACTGATGATACTGACGATACTGCAGAGTGGTCAGAGGTGCTACCTGCTTTTTATAGGCCCAAACCGGATTGGTTATTATTCGACATTGACCCTTGCTCGAattctgttaaaatttttgcgATACATGCgctcaaaaattaaatcctCATTTTTATCGAATATTCCAAATTgaacacatatattttaaatatcatttatatttatatttcaattttttattttttagcaacTGCGGTTTTCGCCCGGTTTTGAGTGAGCAGAGCGCCgtggcagcagcggcggcggcagcggcggcccAGCGGAGTGCCAACCACCCACCGCTTTTCCTGCCGCCCCATTTGGCCGCCCAGTTTAGCCACCAGCCGCTTTTCCCGGGACTCAAAGGTGAGTTttcccccctgctcctccggTCAATCGATCAGTGACAAAATCAATCCAAATCACTTCGGCTTAATCAAATTAGCTGGAGTGGGCAAAAGGCAGCAGATGCTTCTCTTGGTagataaatcaaaatcaaatgaattCGGCTGTCTTTGTTCagattaaaatgtattttcatataaaatattgcaaacacaagatggaaaatatatttgctttgatcaaaattaataagtcccttaattgaaaaaaagcCAATGTAAGTGCTTAATATTTCCTTATTATAGTTAAAGTAAACGACCATAGAACAACCACTTAAACGAccatatttataacattttttagaaaaatgtatGCCAGAAATTGAATGAGTCATCTCAGTCTTAATGTGTAATAAATATTACAGAAATTGAGCGAGTCATCCCAGTCTTAAAgtctaataaatatttagagaTGTGTATTTAACCCATATATTTAATAGATTTATATTTCCTGTTGTGCCTCGTTTCAGGTGTTTCGCCCTTCCAGAGCCTGTGCTCTTGCTGCTCCCTGAAACCGCCGCCGCCACCTGGCTCCTCGGTGGTGGCTCCACTGAGCATTCCGGTGAGCAGCAGTTCGGCGGCCAGTTCGCCGGAGTCGCCCAAATCCTCGGGCCAAGGATCTGGCCACGATCCGCGGTCCAATTCGGTGGCCGAGTTGCGGCGGAAGGCGCAGGAACATTCGGCGGCACTCTTGCAGTCGCTGCATGCGGCTGCCGCGGCTGGGTTGGCTTTTCCGGGACTCCATCTGCCACCCCTCTCCTTTGCCCACCATCATTCGGCCTTGGGACAGCATGTGGTCAAtcataacaacaataataccATGAGGATGAAGCACGAGGCGCAGGACATGACCATGAATGGCTTGGGtccgggatcgggatcgggatcgggatcccTTGCAGGTGGCAGTTCATCGGCGGCACTTTTGGATCTGGCCGAATCGGCTGTGGCAtatcaacaacagcaacatgctACGTTATCGCCCCCAACCACGCCCACGCAGCCACCttcagggggcgtggcagctggCGAAGGCTCTCCAGGATCAGCAGTAAATGCAGGAGGTATATCCCTAAATGGAAATGCGGTGCTAACCAAAATggagtaaaaataataaacaaataaaattgtgcaatttaaatttcatagaAAGGGTATTTCATTTCTCAGATTTATACAAATTGTACAAATTTCAGAAATTTCTTTGGCAAACCAACTAAAAACTTTACAAATACCCTACCCTTGAaacaataatcataaaaacagTTTACAAGTTAAATATTAGGCTTAGTGCtagttttactttaatttaatccaataaacaatatatgaacacacaaaaaatcaaagaaaaatgtaacaaaaaaataacactgcAGCACtttaataagaaatatatatatatatattagaaaCATAGTTAGCTGTTGTTGGTTTTGGCAGATATGACAAGAAAAGATAACCCCTGATTGAACCCAACATAATCAGCAACGGCCGAAGAAGACAATTCCAATGATTAACAATATCAATTAAACACGCAAATGCATATGAactatatataacaaaaaaaaaataaaacagtatatatacatattgaTAAACACCTacaacatataaatatataaaaatatatatatatagagttAGCTAACAAATCGAAAATATATAGCCTAGCCTAATCACACTAAATCGGACACTAATTACAGTAAGCGCCAAaccaatattaattaaatttaaacaagttaataaaagaaacaataaaGATGATCACATTAGGATAACAAAACCAAATCTGTAACTTTATTTGGGGGTATCTAAaaggtttttagtttttgcagGTCGTTTCGCAAATGCTCTTGGTCTCGAATAGGTTGTTGTTTCCTTGGCAGCCGGTGTACCAGAACTTGATGCATTCGTTGGTATCCTTGCGATAGGTCCACTTTTCCAGACGGCCACGGCAGGCTCCAAATTGGCCGAATGTCTCGCCACAGGCAGCTGTAAAtggattaaaaaaacattaatattagaattaaattgcgaaaaaaaatgcaaaatttaaaataaaaaattattttatttatttgtcttgttttttataaactttttaatattgattattttttaaataaaattgcctaacaaaattttagaaaataaattgaaattcaaaaaataatttttttttgcattaaaaaatttttttttttagttttcttggCTAACACATACGATTTTTAAGCTCCGCCAAAGCAGTTCCCAACAGACAGACGAGCAGCGCAAAAACGGCAAAGTATTTCATGTTGATTTTAGATTTCGGGGTTACAGAGAACTCAAGCGCGACTGATGAAACAAAACTGTGAATAAACGCAGATGCTGTCTACGTTATATAGGCCCAAACCGGATTGCTTATCAATCGTCGAGTTTGACCCTCGATTTGTGTTTGAGTTTTTTCAAGCAACGACAAATACAACAAAcctttttattatagtaaagtttatttgttatttttcttttcattgtatatttttgcaaaacaaGATTGCcggttgtttgttttggttttgagtTTACAAAATTGCTGGGTTTTGCCCGTGATGCGaacttttgtttgcatttagcTTAGTCCTTGCAGGCCTTTTCGCATTCATCTCGCGAGGAGAACTGATTGGCGTTTCCTCCGCAGCCACCGAAAACGAACTCAGAGCACGCGTTTTTGGAGGCATCATAAGTCCAGGCTGGCATAAAAGCCATGCAGGCAGCTCCATCCTGGGCCATGCCCGCCATCGAAGGCGTCTCCCTGCACTTTTCTATCAAATTGGGAATTACCCATCGATTTGTAATCTAAGATCTAAGACCTAGATCCTTACTTACCCGGCTTAGCTTGGACCCACGAAAGGCTAAGCagaatggcaatggcaacaatTCCCAGACACTTCATTGTAATCGCAACTCCAGTTGAACTCTGGCTGTCCAGTCTTTGTCACATCACCACTTTATAGAGGTGTACATATAAAAATCGGAGAGAGAATTGCTCTGGCTTATCTAGCAGGTCAATGGAGTCCCTTTATATACAAAGCCAGATGATAACAGCAAACTATATaccatatattatatatagtaCCAGAGTAGACTATTGAATCTGATTGCGTCATATTTGGGCTTTTGTGGCTTCCTCACATCTGGTTTAAATCTgtttctttcttttacactTTAACACTTTAACATCGTTTAAAATGCTGAGCGCAACTGTAACTTCACAttgcataataaaatttttgtggTAATCACAAGATACAATTCAATAAGATATGAAAAAGTcgtatttaattcaaatatttttttctcagttTAATACTTTTTCACTTTGATTTTCAACCATTGCAGTTTTACGTTATTTTAAACcacatttaacttaaataaaatgaacttAAGTCAAATAGacactattttaaatataacattttccacattaattaaaatattttaatatttaatcatgcaaattaatatttattgtatatattattaggatttaattttaatttaaatattaaatattcaattttgaatttaatagtcagatatttatatttactattccattttgtTATTAGTGTGATAACAACAAAATCATCccgtttttaaatgtaaataattaaataaattcttactTAATTTCAACCAGCTTTACTGCAATTAATATAATCTTAACTACCAATACTCCAAACAATGTTTTTGGtatataataacaaataaaacataagcTTATTAAATAATCAGAGAagaatttacttttatttaattacttcaTTGTAAGCACTTGTCTTCACATATTTCCTTTGAACCGAATCTGTTGTCATTGCCACCACAGCCTCCGTAGATGAATTCAATGCACTCGTTTTTATCGGAATCATAGGTCCAACTGGGGAAATAAGCCTCGCAGGACATTCGACCATCACCATTACGGGAATGGGGTAGACCACATACTTCTGTATAAATTTGGtagcaaaacaaattaattgagAATGAACTAAGGAACtggaaatatataaataccatTTTTCAGAGCCAACGATTTGGCCACAAAGGCTACGAACACAACGATAAGGACTAGCAGCTTCATAGTaaagtatataatattttgaaataaatatttgtgtatatattagtttaatatttagaaCCTTCAGCTTGCGTTGATCAAATCAAACTGAAGCTGAAACGAACTGGGCGTTGTATATTATACCCATTCCATTACATTGAACATAAAGCTTATCGCCCTGACACTTTACAAATTTGGATTATTTAGGAAATATGTgggaattattattattgtcatTTTGAATTCTGTGGAATTATTTTAACTTGGATTTTTGAAGCCCTAGATCACGAAAAGCTGGGCAAATATTAAAGACTTCATTACTCgttgtactttattttttatagaacTCACACAAAGCttccaaattttattttgtatgttcATTTGATTTATGTCACTTTATTGAATGTAAcagaacaaatttatttttattccaaACACTTGTCTTCACATATTTCCTTTGAACCGAATCTGTTGTCATTGCCACCGCAGCCTCCGTAGATAAACTCAATGCATTCGTTTTTATCGGAATTATATGACCAACTGGGGAAGAAACCCATGCAGGACCTTTTACCATCACCATTGCCGGAATGGGGTAGACCACAGATTTCTATAAACAATTTGGTGAGGTTTTTcgaattaattgaaaacaaacgaagaaatgagaaatttatatacataccATTTTTGAAA
This genomic stretch from Drosophila gunungcola strain Sukarami unplaced genomic scaffold, Dgunungcola_SK_2 000001F, whole genome shotgun sequence harbors:
- the LOC128261796 gene encoding chymotrypsin inhibitor SCI-III-like translates to MKYFAVFALLVCLLGTALAELKNPACGETFGQFGACRGRLEKWTYRKDTNECIKFWYTGCQGNNNLFETKSICETTCKN
- the LOC128261793 gene encoding male accessory gland serine protease inhibitor — encoded protein: MKCLGIVAIAILLSLSWVQAKPEKCRETPSMAGMAQDGAACMAFMPAWTYDASKNACSEFVFGGCGGNANQFSSRDECEKACKD
- the LOC128261795 gene encoding male accessory gland serine protease inhibitor-like produces the protein MKYFAVFAVLFCLLGAAMAQLKNPICGEESALSGSTCRGLLMKWTYRKDTNDCVDFNYTGCHGNNNRFDSKEQCEQSCKN
- the LOC128263028 gene encoding male accessory gland serine protease inhibitor-like produces the protein MKLLVLIVVFVAFVAKSLALKNEVCGLPHSRNGDGRMSCEAYFPSWTYDSDKNECIEFIYGGCGGNDNRFGSKEICEDKCLQ